A portion of the Sabethes cyaneus chromosome 3, idSabCyanKW18_F2, whole genome shotgun sequence genome contains these proteins:
- the LOC128742457 gene encoding mediator of RNA polymerase II transcription subunit 17 codes for MSISANISVEAPIENQIQEIAYDGTEIYQLPPTLSEHLAKCAAKIDFSKTANDIDLVQQSLKKEDEKKDDESKDSAALFQSSLWPWDSVRNKLKEAYTEVCVLSDVLSVAKEKRFMVLDPIPQEPPEVKPMVQVYARKKALASAANILLTGAERLKTAHTDQGGARSVPDFHIELLRLRRNWRLKKVSNTIIGDLSYRTAGSRFMHPGMFEVTKAEDEESSEEGSSSTSVGGVAPGPKINSALRVNVPTELQGVAFIKVITQKDQEDLCTATVNMMGSTQLHSPQAGAWQQTLEFAQNVLFCKELFNQLAREAVQLQAPIPHVVVGNQIRATLLPGIQLIISLCHSTSSDSNNSSEPIKDHDHVLEHSLHQLLREFHHKNTHHPFPHPASAPLGPSKKRMLAGPFAYDRYDLLEMTKSQTLLEQIIAQAQHIFTRRRAQYVLDTLAKDVKDPQITSHWNAMNSPTMSCVKINITSHGYDANLRTSLVIHVKERSLKCICRDGRIMHMSYEMQELRDLIYCQISQHQIICLQSLAKCMAWQILSNSSHLGIGSVEPLGNASSCVLASPNSDRLVAVQVRCDPQIDVKVYIAQCPGKDFFPGSLVQGRHWEHLGGHFKEVRFDKMEGKNFHNKMEFLMASLTSQS; via the exons ATGTCCATTTCAGCAAATATAAGTGTTGAAGCTCCAATTGAAAATCAAATTCAAGAAATCGCTTACGATGGAACCGAAATATACCAATT ACCACCTACTCTGTCGGAACATTTGGCAAAATGTGCGgcaaaaattgattttagtAAAACCGCTAACGACATTGATTTGGTGCAGCAAAGCTTGAAAAAAGAAGACGAAAAGAAGGACGATGAATCGAAAGATTCAGCGGCTCTCTTCCAGTCCAGCTTATGGCCATGGGATTCCGTTCGTAACAAGCTGAAAGAAGCTTACACAGAAGTTTGCGTCTTGTCGGATGTTCTTTCGGTTGCCAAGGAGAAACGTTTCATGGTGCTGGACCCTATCCCACAAGAACCACCCGAGGTTAAACCGATGGTACAAGTTTACGCGAGAAAGAAAGCTTTAGCTAGTGCAGCTAATATTTTACTAACCGGAGCTGAGCGATTGAAAACGGCACATACTGATCAAGGGGGTGCACGCAGTGTACCAGATTTCCACATTGAGTTGCTCAGATTACGTAGAAACTGGCGCTTGAAAAAAGTTTCAAACACTATTATTGGAGACCTGAGCTATCGAACTGCCGGATCTAGATTTATGCATCCTGGTATGTTCGAGGTGACGAAGGCTGAGGATGAAGAATCTAGCGAAGAAGGCAGCAGCTCAACTTCAGTTGGTGGAGTAGCTCCAGGCCCTAAAATAAACTCTGCTTTAAGAGTCAATGTACCCACTGAGCTGCAGGGAGTAGCATTCATCAAAGTTATTACTCAGAAGGATCAAGAAGATTTATGCACGGCTACGGTTAATATGATGGGATCTACACAGCTACATAGCCCGCAGGCGGGGGCGTGGCAACAAACTTTGGAGTTTGCCCAGAACGTATTGTTCTGCAAGGAGCTGTTCAATCAGCTAGCAAGAGAGGCCGTCCAGCTGCAAGCACCAATTCCACATGTCGTGGTTGGCAATCAAATTCGTGCGACCTTGCTACCTGGAATTCAATTAATAATATCCCTATGCCACTCGACATCTTCAGATTCAAATAACAGTTCGGAACCGATTAAGGATCACGATCATGTTTTGGAACATTCCTTGCATCAGTTGCTTCGCGAGTTTCACCATAAAAATACCCACCACCCATTCCCACATCCTGCTAGCGCTCCTCTTGGACCGAGTAAAAAGCGTATGTTGGCAGGGCCATTCGCTTACGACCGCTATGACTTATTGGAGATGACCAAATCACAGACCTTGTTGGAACAGATAATAGCTCAAGCTCAACATATATTTACACGCCGCAGAGCTCAATATGTTCTGGACACATTGGCGAAAGATGTCAAGGATCCCCAGATCACCTCCCACTGGAATGCTATGAACAGCCCCACGATGTCTTGTGTCAAAATTAACATCACCTCCCATGGGTATGACGCCAACTTGCGGACGTCGTTGGTTATTCATGTGAAGGAGCGCTCTCTGAAATGTATTTGCCGTGACGGACGCATCATGCACATGTCCTACGAAATGCAGGAGCTGCGCGACTTGATTTACTGTCAAATCAGCCAGCACCAGATCATCTGCCTCCAGAGCCTGGCCAAGTGTATGGCTTGGCAGATCTTGTCCAACAGCAGCCACCTTGGCATCGGCTCGGTAGAACCGCTGGGTAATGCTAGCTCCTGTGTGTTGGCATCGCCGAACAGTGATCGCCTGGTGGCCGTACAGGTACGGTGTGATCCACAGATCGATGTAAAAGTGTATATTGCTCAATGTCCGGGCAAGGATTTCTTCCCCGGCTCGTTGGTTCAGGGACGTCACTGGGAACATCTTGGGGGACATTTTAAAGAG GTTCGTTTCGACAAAATGGAAGGAAAGAATTTCCACAATAAAATGGAATTCCTAATGGCTAGCTTAACGAGTCAGTCCTAA
- the LOC128741443 gene encoding RNA-binding protein Rsf1 — protein MSEQKGTRVYVGNLTDKVKKEDLEGEFTKYGKLNSVWVAFNPPGFAFIEFENKEEAESACDNLNGQDILGSKLRVEISKGRRSTRGGSRGFRGPPGRSNSGGGGGFRSSSRGGFRDGGGYRNGGSGGFRGGSRSGSRFDSYGSSRSSGGSGGYGRDSNRDGYGGGFGSNYGGGRSSGGGGRFRSRSPVGARGRY, from the coding sequence ATGAGTGAACAAAAGGGCACTAGAGTCTACGTCGGCAACCTCACCGATAAAGTAAAGAAGGAGGATCTCGAGGGAGAATTCACCAAGTACGGTAAATTGAACTCTGTTTGGGTAGCTTTCAATCCCCCAGGTTTCGCTTTCATTGAGTTCGAAAATAAAGAGGAAGCCGAATCGGCATGTGACAACCTAAACGGTCAGGACATCCTCGGTTCAAAACTCCGGGTGGAGATCTCGAAGGGTCGTCGAAGCACTCGCGGAGGGTCGCGCGGATTTCGCGGACCGCCCGGACGCTCCAACAGCGGTGGTGGCGGCGGTTTTCGTTCAAGCTCTCGAGGTGGCTTCCGCGATGGCGGCGGCTACCGAAATGGTGGCAGCGGTGGATTCCGCGGAGGAAGTCGCAGTGGAAGCCGTTTCGACAGCTATGGAAGCAGCCGCTCGTCGGGAGGGTCAGGCGGGTACGGCCGTGATTCGAATCGCGATGGTTACGGAGGTGGCTTCGGCAGCAACTACGGCGGCGGTCGAAGCAGCGGCGGTGGCGGTCGGTTCCGATCAAGATCACCCGTTGGCGCTCGTGGTAGATATTAA
- the LOC128743249 gene encoding uncharacterized protein LOC128743249, giving the protein MFQIIKTGRNKVQELHYLDLPPKEAASSTPPPSAMVIKTTFSNSPGTKRQFVKVNEEMFVQEIKKRPILYNTTMKDHKRFSTRHEAWAEVAVVMNLSEQECKKRWRSLRDAFMKVVRNKNEEEQKTWVHYRLLEFLLPFIGRKGKRSREMDCIEGFDTFDEDTEYVELEEEVCKVPREPITVSYVTEDGQEVFQMLQDPDTIPEGAVIGIETEDEDEIEENEMLHDIDGYEERLDSTMLDFHERYEATDQQLVTEERIKQEHYCEAGESEIHMEEIEMDSIISEENNADAKSEHTKTIQENSTEFTSTNQLLDKQNVCTMISQEEDELSMADLVSSGVDLVSNQTPTQTSIEQQPVRVETPVNAVCTPLRREPESDTRSSDSDEKFLLSCAPILRRLPNKKNQLARLKIQQLLFELEYDEKYSS; this is encoded by the exons atgtttcaaataattAAAACTGGCCGGAATAAAGTGCAGGAGTTGCATTACCTGGATCTCCCTCCGAAAGAGGCTGCCTCATCGACGCCCCCGCCGTCTGCAATGGTGATTAAAACAACTTTTAGCAACAGTCCCGGAACCAAGCGGCAGTTTGTTAAAGTCAACGAGGAGATGTTTGTTCAGGAAATAAAGAAACGGCCAATTCTATACAACACCACCATGAAGGACCATAAACGGTTCAGCACTAGGCATGAAGCTTGGGCCGAGGTGGCGGTTGTGATGAATTTGTCCGAACAGGAGTGCAAAAAGCGCTGGCGCAGCCTACGTGACGCTTTCATGAAGGTGGTTCGCAATAAGAACGAGGAAGAACAGAAGACGTGGGTTCACTATCGGTTGCTGGAATTTCTGTTACCGTTCATAGGGAGAAA AGGAAAACGATCCAGGGAAATGGATTGTATTGAAGGCTTTGACACCTTTGACGAGGATACGGAATATGTGGAATTAGAAGAGGAAGTTTGTAAAGTTCCTCGAGAGCCTATTACCGTATCATATGTTACTGAAGATGGACAGGAAGTTTTTCAGATG CTTCAAGATCCAGACACTATACCCGAAGGTGCAGTAATAGGAATTGAAACCGAAGACGAGGATGAAATCGAAGAAAATGAAATGCTACACGATATTGATGGTTATGAAGAACGATTAGACTCCACAATGCTGGATTTTCACGAACGTTACGAAGCAACAGATCAACAGTTAGTTACGGAAGAAAGAATCAAACAGGAGCACTATTGTGAAGCGGGAGAGTCTGAAATTCACATGGAGGAAATTGAGATGGATTCCATTATAAGTGAAGAGAACAATGCTGACGCAAAATCTGAACATACCAAGACCATACAAGAAAATTCCACAGAATTCACAAGCACGAATCAGTTATTAGATAAGCAGAATGTGTGTACAATGATTTCCCAGGAAGAGGATGAACTTTCGATGGCAGATCTGGTCAGCAGTGGAGTAGATTTAGTTTCAAATCAGACGCCTACTCAAACAAGTATAGAACAACAACCTGTACGAGTGGAAACCCCTGTGAATGCTGTTTGTACACCGCTGCGGCGAGAACCTGAATCTGATACCAGATCAAGCGATTCTGACGAGAAATTTCTCCTTTCATGTGCTCCCATCTTGCGACGGTTACCAAACAAAAAGAATCAGCTAGCGAGACTGAAAATACAACAACTGCTTTTCGAGTTAGAATATGATGAAAAATACAGCAGTTAG